CCCATATTATTGATATTAAGTggcaaagaaaatttaaaattgtaaataaatatcaaccGTAAATAGAAAACTAATAGCTCAATGGTGAACGTTCACAAGGTTTGCTAATCCTATTCTTATTAAAACTCGACTTTCCAATGCAGATGCCATAAAACATTACTAATATTCCACAATGGACGTGCGGCGATTTCCCTGCTCCTTTTGGCCGTGAATAGTCTGGATTTGGCCAGGAACTTTCTTCCTCAGCAAAATGTTCGTCATCTGAACGAACTTTTCGAGGGGAGCCCCAGGGATCTGAATTATTTAGTTGTAATTGGGTCGGGAGAAGTGTGGAATGCACTTTTCTCCACATGCTTAACTCTTATGCTAATGCTGTATCATCGCATTGTGGAGCGAAAGAAGTCGACAGGTGAGGAGGGTTTTGCAGATCCCCAAGGTCCTTGTGCACCTGTCCCATTAACTTTTCCCCGCAATTGTAGTGTTTCTGTATGCCAGTACTGCCGTGGAGGTATTGGCATTTGCCCTGCTCTCCAATGAACTCTTTGAGTTGGGGCGCTACGAGGATTTTCTGGAGCTTCAGACGTGCCTGGTGGGAATGTCTGCCCTGTGCATGGTATCCTTGGCAATGCTGGATGGCTTTACTATATATAAAGAAGTAAgtattatgtttattttgttaaaattattgGATTTAATACTTAAATAATAGAGATAttgagtttatttattttttgatgacGAGCCAGAATTAAAATccacaattaattaattgtacCAGCCACTttatgttaatacaaattagaTTTCATTGTCATTTTATTAGGTGACCAGACGAAAATTTAGCTGATAAGAAATTGGGCATTCCCAAATTATTTAGAAATGCTATTTCTAATACTAtataaaagtttaaagttCATTGGATCGAAATAAGCattaaacaattgtatttaCCATATATAGAAAtctgtacaattttttataaatacattttataaaataaattagacTGAACTCGCCAAATATGATGCGTCCCAAAcactattaaataataattaaatcagAGGTTCCGCTTGTTACATTCAGATTAACTTAGAAAAGGCCACTGCCTGCGATTACGACCATGACAAAagcgtatttatttaattgtgctGCAAATAAATGCTAGTTGGCGCAACAGAGGAAGCCAAAAATCGCAATGCGATTTgcatgtttaaattttaattgaggTTAAGTGCAGATTTTGAGCTTAATGCCTTTCATACTTtgcgaaaatgtattttttgtgccATGTAGTTTGTGGCTTGGTTACAGGAAGGGAGTCCCACGACAACAGGCAAAGTAGGAAATGCAGGCTCAACTAAAAGagttgaatatttaaatgtcgGCGGATAAAACTTTGGACTGTtagctttaaaatttgtagctgacattttttaatttttaaaaatttacttaaaatacTGTGTCTCGTTTACAGTGCTATCACGATGACTACTTGGATGACTATGGTAAAATAGGCTACAAGCACTCACTGGCCACATTTTACTCGAAGTCCTGCTTTTGGTGGCTAACACCCCTGCTGTGGCTGGGCTACAAGGAACCACTGGAACTGGAGGATTTGGGTCAAATGAAACTGGAGGACAGTGCCCGGTCCCATTACGACCACTTTCTGTATATTTACACTGAGAAGAAGgtgagtaaattaaatatctctATGTATATCGCTCCTAACAAGTTTAATGTTTAGAAAAAGTCAAATTCGTCGCCATCCCTGTGGTACTGCTACATAAAGAACAGTTGGCAAATGTTTGCCCTGGGCGGCATTTTGAAACTTGCCGGTGATTTATTTGCCCTGATTGGTCCGCTAGCTATTCAGAAAATAGTAGAATATATAGAGAAACTTTATGCCCAGGCTTCAATGCCGCAGGAGAAGGATGAGGAGCCGGCTCTGCTGTCCACCTCCAGAGTGCTGAGCACCGAATTCGACGAGGTCTTCGGCACCAATTTGGATAGAGTGCGAATCTACAGTAGCACCTGGTCGGATTTCCTGGCCAACGGATGGTGCATCGCCTGGATTGTCCTGCTGGCCGCCATCACACAAGGCGCCTTGTCGCAGGCCTCGACGCACATTCTCAACATGACCGGCATCAGGATTAAGACGTCCCTACAGGGTCtaatttatagaaaaagtTTGCTCCTGAATGCGGGTGGCGGGTGTGAAGGCGGCGATTCTGCAGGAGAAGCTCAGGCGACTTGTCTTCCTAAGGatgaaaagccaaaaaacgATGATTCCAAGCCAACGGCAGAGAATGTGGACAACTTAAGCGGTAAGTAAATCAGGTAACTATAGAAAAACTAGATATTGTTGTtgataaatctaaaaaaaggtgtattataaaatttatgaagACATGTTAAGTCTGAAGGTAGAaaatataagtaaataaacaaCGGTATTATTTTGatactaaatatatttaaaaagggaTTTTATTACCAGATAAAATAAGATTGCCAATATATGAGTAGTAAATATGAATGAActagaattttattaaaaacttatattcAGATACTTGGACCTATAACAATATAATAAAGgtattaattcaattttattactCAACAGAATCGAGTGTCACCAATGACATTGGCAGTATCACCAACCATATGACTGAGGACACTCTAAACATTATGCAATTCTTCTTGATCATCCACTATGCCTGGGCCATTCCATTTAAGGTTCGTATTGAGATTCGCCATTTGGTAGGCTAAtcgtttttacaatttatgaGCAACTTGTGTGCCATTTGGGCTCCGTTTGATGTTCGCTAACACGGACCTAATTTATGGCAATGGCTAGCTGAGAAATCCTTGACTTGAAAAGCgaatataaatgtttttaatatgttGTATAATCGTCAAgctataaatttgattttatttaaaagggcATCGAAAGCatctttttctatttattagtattttatttgcattctgagataaattactaaaaagactttttattttttttttattattccctGGTACCCTATGTTACACTccataaatctttttttattagaaAGGGTTTAGAGTTTTAAGATTGAGTtgagataaataaaaatatttacattattttatttatttcagatATCTGtggttatatatttattatatgtgAATTTGGGAATAAGTGCAGTGATTGGATCCATTGTCTGTATAGTGATAATGACGCCCCTGCAGTTTTTGATAGGAAACGCAATGTCCAAGAACACGGAAGTTATTGCAGTGAGTACTTGATTAaggctaaatatttttttatattaataaaaatattttaattattaaattttattttacagaaatTCACCGACGAGCGTTTGAAGAAAATACACGACACACTGGTTGGCATCAAGGTCATAAAACTGAATGCCTGGGATGAGGTATTTCTGAAAAAGATTCAGGAGGCGCGAAATAAGGAGCTCAAGTATCTCAACAAAGATGCAACATTTTGGACCCTGATGGGTATGTTATGTGACTAAAAATCTGCTCTtactgtattttaaaatatatatattttttaatagccgTTCTTACCCATGTGGCCACCGTTCTGATCACATTCGTGACTCTGGGCGTTTATGTGTGGCTACATCGTGATCAGGAGTTCGACTTGAATGCCAGTCGGCTGTTTTCCTCCCTGGCACTTTTCCAGCAACTGACTGTTCCCCTGCTGATTTTTCCCATCACAGTGCCCATTATAATAGCGGCCAGGGTATCGACTCGCCGCCTGGAGCGATTCCTGAAGTCCAGCGAGATTCAAAAGCAATTCGAGGGAATTCGGAACATGGCCAGGATTCTGAGCAAGAGCGATGCCTCCTTGGATATGTACGAAACGCAGGAGAAATCGAATATGACAATGCGAACGGCCCAGGCGGAAAATAGGCTGAATGAGAAGCGTTTGGCGCAAAAGTCTCAAAGTCCTGAGCTGCCGAATAACTCCACACCACTGCTGCAAAATAGCGATGAGTCTGCGGGAGATATATCCGCATCCTCCATCCAGGAATTGGGTCACAATAAAATAGTGCAACAGAGAAGGGAACTGCTAAGGAACACTCCTTATGTGGCCATTCGACCTCCGAAAATGCGAGGTACCGTGGCCGACAGACCTGCGGAATTCTCGGTAATCCGCGCCAGGAATACGGACAGCTGGCGACGCGATTCCCTGCTGCTGAAAATGCCCGATGACATTGCCGTCTCGATCAACGACGGACTCTTCACGTGGCAGCCGCAGAGTGAGATGCCTCTGGTGCAACTGCACGTTCCCGGCATCATCGTTCCCAAGGGCAAACTTACCATTGTTGTGGGCAAGAATGGCAGTGGCAAGACATCGCTTCTGTCCGCCCTCCTCATGGAGATGCCGCTCCTGGTGGGCAACATGTTTTGGCACAAGTGAGTATTAAAGataggaaaaattaaatttaataaatcggaaagtgatttaaatgatagggttttttttgcacacttgaaaaataaaatttgtagaaAAGAAACTATAGTTACATGAACTCTTCATTATCAAGTGTCAttactttattattatatattcgaAAGTAGTtattaaaatgaaacttttGGTGTAGAATGAAACTGCAGAATATAAACTTTGTACTGAGTAtagaatttatattatttaatttaatttatatttaatttatattttttacaccaCACTTGGAGTGTTTAGTTATTAGATTTTTCTTTGGGTGTAggaattttaataacatttttttaacctaAGCCTAATAAaacattgattttagaaagtAACAAATATAGTCTGGCACATGAtatatttataactttaaTCCTACCCCATAGCAGTGCCTTTTATTATTTCCCCTGGAGACTTATTTTAGAAAAGCTTATTTTCCTATTtaagttttcaaaatattttcatattttaagcTCTTTTTGGTGCCAAAAACCTTTGAAAACCTTTCGGCAATTTCCCGGCGGCCAAGATTAAGCACGTTTCCTTGTCTGTCAACACAGCACACCCATCTGGGCCACAAACACACTGCTCCATGTAAATTTGCTTAGCTATTTATGTGCTTATTTTGAGCTTTGCCAACAGCAGTAGCTACGACCCATAGTGGATACGTTTGTTTGCCCatttatcaaaattaattgcataattttcacCTATTATTATGGCGAAAAAGCTTAGAATAGCTTACTTTAAAAGTGGGACTAGGTGTTTTAGTATCGCTATATAAAAATCTGATTCATTAATGCAATGAATGTAAATGTTTTCCCACGAACTTAAGAAAGAATATATCTTTGAAAGGTTAGGTTTCAATAATATACCTACTCATATTGATTTCATTGGCTTCAAGCTCCAGATTTCCTTCTTCACGATTGCCCTGTTAACCCATTTTCCAGACTAAAATCAAAGAAAGTCTCGGCTAGCAGGTGGAATAGTTGAAGCCTCCTCCTTGTTGCTGCAACTGCAATCGAATCCGCCGCAGTCATTCAACATATTTTAACAGTCGTTTCAATGCACCCCACGTGATTCGGTAATTTATCACAAAACGCCTGTGTACGTTGTTAATTTTATtgcacataaaataaaaatggcatCGCCCTCTGGGGAGGAGGGAAAACTAAGGGATGCAGGGATGCACGGAGGGCCATAtacaaatgcatttaaaaaatggaaatcgCGGAGCGGAAACGAAGACGGTGGTGCACTTGCCTCCTGCAGCAGAAACCAATTCTATCCCGTGGCCTTTGCTTCTATTGCTTCCTTCAGGACGACTGCACCCTTCCCATTTTTCTCTTGGCAGTCGGCAAATGTGCAATAATTTCAATTACTGTAATAAATGTCTATGTTAGTTCGAGTacgtttctttctttttttttgtggtatcTTCAAGGCTTCCTTCTTTTTCTTACTCTTTTGGCTTGCAAATTTATGTTTCTCCTATACGTACTGTCTGCAATGTATTAGATAAAGAATCTTTGCACCAAGCTCCCCAAGAAgccttttaaacattttagtgGGTTGTAATTTgacttattaaatttttcatatcagAATCATATTGCTCACTTTCGTGAGGAAAAATTGGGACTAAACCCATCaagtaattttttcaaaatcaataatacaaaaatataaatttaacattattaatatgtattatttattttttagaacctGCACAATCTCCTACGTTTCGCAACAGCCTTGGCTTTTGAATGACACAATTCGGGAAAATATACTTTTCGGAGAATCCTTCCGACCCAAACGATATGATTTCGTACTGGAAGCCTGTGCCCTCAAGCCCGATATTGAGTTAATGCCCAGGGGCGACTTTACCATCATTGGAGAGCGTGGAATAAATATGTCTGGTGGACAGAGGCAGCGAATTGCAATAGCTCGGGCTATTTACTCATCGGCTAATGTGGTCATAATGGTAAGtacttgaaatactttttaggTTTTATCAAggtatttaagaaatatgagTTTCTGAATGTAAAGTTTTTATTGTGATATACTTAAGACCCAAATAAGTAACCTTTCACTGACCTGTACAGTAGCTTTAGGTTTATCTTTTGGTCCCACATAATTATCCCCCAAtcggtatttttataaattgtcaaaaatgtcTTTCGATCAAAAGGAGATCTTCAGTTTGATGTACAAGCTGGCACGGCTGATAGTACCAGATACGCGGGTCGAATACGATGCAATGGGTCCCATGCACATTCCGCTCGATCGAATGTACGGGCCGCAGACTATGCGATCCCTGATGAAGTTCCCGATCGGGGGCGTTGAGGAGCGAATGCCCGTATGAAAAGTGATACTGTTGATTGAATGTTTGTTCCTATATTATCCAAATCATAGCGACCCCTTATAAAAGCCCTGGGAATTGTCAAGAAAGCCGCTGCGGAGGCGAATAAAATCAACGGTCTCGAGGAGAATCTATGCGATGCCATCTCGAAGGCCTGCGATGATGTGATATCGGGTAAACTCTACGATGAGGAACACTTTCCCCTGGTCATCTGGCAAGATGGCTCCGGGGAGCACACGAATATGAATGTGAACGAGGTCATTTGCAATCGGGCCATCGAGATCCTGGGCGGTCAGATGGGAACCAAGGAGCCAGTGGATCCGAATGAGCATGTCAACCTCTCGCAAAGTTCCCATGACGTCTTCTCCTCAGCTGTTAAAATCGCCGTGGCCATGGAATTGCAGGAGAGGATGTATCCCAGTCTCAGGATGTTCATTGATCTGCTGGGCAAAAAGTCGAGCGGTTGGATGGATGTGATTAAGACGGGAAGAACGCATCTGATGGATGCAGTGCCTCTGTCGCTGGGCCAGGAATTCAGTGGCTATCAGCAGCAACTCGAGAATGGCAGATCTCGATTGGACTCTGCGCTGTGCAGACTGTATCAGTTGGCCATGGGAGGCACCTATGTGGGCACCAAGTTCGATACCAAGAAGGGATTTTCCGAGCAGTGCACCAAGCGGATTGCCGAATTAACCTTCCTGCCCTTCACCGAGGCctgtaatttttttgaatcccTGTCCGCCTGCGATTCCCTGGTCGAATTGCATGGAGAACTCAATACCATAGCAACGAGCGTGATGAAGATAGTCAACGATATTCGATTCCTGGGATCGGGACCGCGTTGTGGATTGGGGGAACTGCACCTGCCGGAGAACGAGACAGGTAGTTCGATCATGCCCGGCACGGTGAATCCCACGCAATGCGAGGCCTTGACCATGATCTGCGCCCAGGTAATGGGCAATCACGTGGCCGTTTCGATGGGCGGTTCCAGTGGACACTTCCAACTGAACACCTTTATGCCCATGATCGCATCCAATGTGCTGCGTTCAATAACTCTTTTGGGCGACGGCATGAAGTCCTTTTGCACCAATTGCCTGGAGGGCATCGAACCGAATAGGGGCAAGATTGAGAATATCATGAAGAACTCGCTGATGCTCGTCACCGCCCTGAGTTCCCACATTGGATACGAACGGTCGGCTGCGATCGCCAAGGCAGCCCACCGAAATGGAACCACTTTGCTGCAGGAGGCCTTAAATGCGGGCGTCGAAAGGGAGGACTTCGAGGAGTGGGTGCAGCCCAGCAAGATGTTGGGTCCCGATAAATGAAAGGGGCATcaaaacaggaaaaatattttattaaatttgtttaaattcatttgtgggtcttaaaattaataaaaccgATCAAAAGACTTTTAGACTACTGATAGAGGGACATTTATTGGGACTTTCTATTATTAAATGGTTTAAATGGATACCATATTCATttatagcttttttttttggaactttTCATGAATTATTTTCATGTATTACTTAGTAGTGGTTAacaaaagtattaaatttacCTTAGCTTTATAGTAATACAATCACtaaaaattcattaattatTTGGTTATTGTATTTCgctatacatattttattttaaatatccctaaatttattttcaggaTGATCCCTTGGCTTCGCTCGACAACGAGGTGGGTGAGCATATATTTCAGCACTGCATTCGTCAGATGCTGGAGAAGTCAAATCGAACTTTTATTCTGGTGACACAACAATTACATCGCATAAAGGAAGCAGAATATGTAAGTATTGTAGCCTATAATGCTCCAAAAATtatgcttaaatatttatttttatatttaacttttaGTTGATTGCCATAAAAGATGGTCGTGTGGAAGCGTGTGGTAGCTATGCGGATATTGAATTGAAGCATCCGCGAGTTACAGCCAAATGGAAATCGATTATAGAAATGGCCAAGGCCAAAAAGGACAATATTTCACAAAAGTAAGTAGTTAGCCTGTGAAATAACTTACTTGTCCGTTAAGTAgtaattaatgaattttaataattatattttaatacctaGTCCAGCTGAAAGAACAGCTGGGGAGCGCTGGAAACTTCTGAGGAATGTGAGCAAGTTGGGATTACAGCGTTCAATTTCGGTGACAATGGATTCGAGTGCCGGATGTCAGGCAGATGCAACTGATGGCAGTGGCTGCATATCGGTGGCCAATATGCAGTCGAATGTGGTCgaagaggatgaggaggacGACCAAGTGTGTGCGGTAAGAGATGGGATAATTTGTGattgatatttattaaatatttctataacttttaaaccgTAGTCATATTCCATCAGCAATGGATCCTGCGGAGGTTTCGGTCTGCAACGCAAGCGTTCTAGTATCTACGGATCCCGGCATTTGATGTACGATGTTCCCCTTCCCATCGACGAATGTCAGGGCGATGATGTCATCATGCGACCTCGTCGCCGTCATACTCTGAGTCGTCGCGGAAGTCGGACCACCAACTCCTGGCATCGATTAAGTGGCCTCAGCACTTTGACTGCCACCTCCGCCTCGAGTTCCACCAGCGGAGATCCGATGAGCCGCAGTGTTTTGGCCACCAGTTGCAGCAGCTATGCGGAAAGCAGTGTGGATGGTGGCGATATGGCCACGGCAGCACCAGAACCTCGAGTTCAATCCTGGCAGCCGCCACAGAGTGCTTCCCATCAGCCTCTCTCCCGGAATGCTTCCTCGCCACCAGCTATGGAGGTGGCCAATCCCGATACGAAAGAGTCTGAGGGAACTATGAAGTCGAATTCTAGCTCGGAGGGTCCTCTGGACGACCAGGTTCGAGGCAGTTTTCAGCAGTTCCTTCGACGAATGTCCATGCGGCGTTCCAATAAACCCAAGAACCACCATCACCCACTCAGTGCTACAAACTCCATTCTGtaagttcaaaaaatatttaaaaaaaagtatttaaaaaatagaatatataaaacatcCTTTTCCATTAGTAGATGATATTTATCATTCTATATGTATTGAACtctaaattatttcttaaattgaaagacaatatttttgttatttattaatattattttattcattttcaaAGGAGCATTTCGGAGGAGTCACCACCCATCGTTCATTTTCCTGCCACGCTTTTAACCACAGATGCCATGCAGAATGCAAAATCTGTACAAGAGGAATTGCTTTCAGAGGAGAAGcctaaaaaatgtaagttaAAATATAAGCATAATATCTAATCTTAGTCTTGCATGTCGAAGTTTTCCGCAACGGTTTTTAGTTAAAGTTCTTAAatgaattcaaatttaattaaaatttacattttcttcttAAAATTGCCATTTGCCACTGCAAAATTTGGTAATGAATATTGATTAGCAGAAATTTATTCAGCTGGGCGTGAAAGctgtaaacaaaatattggCATAATTTTCGGCAACGGAAATTTCTTCTCCTTAGCTTTTTTGCCAATACTCTTGGGCACCCTCCTTCTTATAGTTTACTCCTCGATGCATGCGTGTAGCTTAAAACTTAAATcaactttgattttaaaagtttcgaGCTCCCGAGCGGTAAGTCAAAGAGACAGTGTTCCAGGGCGCGAAAAGTTTGCAAGGCAGAAACTTTGGCTCAACTTGATGCATTGATCTATCAATATTTGGCTGATAAGTCAGCGGGTTCGCAGTGAAAACTTTCGATTTAATCAGTGCTGCAAGTGTCACTCCATTCGAACCCGCCGAATCTTTCGCTAGGCAAATCCGCAGACGGGAAGTAAACTTTTCTTTCAATTAGTTTGTCTGAGGAACTTGTTAAATTAAACGGCGGCAGGGCTTAATTGATGTGGGCCCATGTGGTTTTACTGAAAAGTTGTAGTAGAACATGTTGATCTTTGCCGTCTTACTATCTCTGGATCAATCAAAAGTCAATcatttccaatcaaaagtaaaCAGTTTTCGGAAATCGTTTTGCTTCtcaaatttttggtttatttatatatagtttCATATATTTATACTTAGAGAGACCGCTTCATAAATGTTGTAGagctaatttattaattagatAAAATTATACAAGCTTTATCCTAAAAATGACATCCGGTCCTAAATTTGTTTATGTCAGGTTTTTCTAATAATGTAATAAAATTTACAACGATGTACAAATATCTTGTTTGATGAAGAGCTTATTAAAATCTAACTATCGATTAGGGTATATTTTTCGGTACAGTTCGATAGACGGAAATTCTTTCTAACTGATTTATAATTCTTTCCGAAGATATCTTTGCCagagtaatttatttaactgaACTTGACATAAATTTCACTTCAACCAAAACACAACTGACCCTTTGTTTTCCTCACCCTCACCCATAAAACCAGGTGTAAATATTGACTCGAAGGAAACCACAATAAATTGCGCTGACAATGGCGAATCAGCATCTGACAAAGAATTGGGGCCAAACGTGACATCCTCGGCAGCCCAGGAGCCCAGTGAAGGACATGTGCTGCTCTCGGCAGGTGGATCCGTTCGGGAATCGACGTCGGCGGTGCAGGAGGCCAGGACTGCGATTGATACGGAACGCAAATATGGCAAAATATCGGACGACATATATCTAATGTACATACGAGCCGCCGGCCTGCCCATAATCACCGTCTTTTTTATCACCGCACTAATTTGGCAGTGTTTGCGTGTCTACACGGACGTTTGGCTGCAGCAGTGGAGCGATGTCCATGTCCATCGAGCGTCGAAGGACCAGGACGAAGGTCCCCTAGATCCATATTCAGATCCAGGCCATCGGCCAGAGGAGGAGGACCACGAAGTCACGTACTATTTTCGCATGTACGCTGCAATTTCGTGTGTTTGTATAATAATGGCCCTGGTATCAACACCGGCCGGACAATTTGCCGGCTGTAATGCCCGTCGTAATTTGCACGATAAGCTGCTGCAAACGATTTTGCATAAAACGTTGCATTTTTTCCAAGTGACCCCGCTCGGACGTATTGTGAATCGTTTCAGCAACGATATGGCCGTCATTGATAAGGTGAGATTTGTTATATCTGTTATCCTGGCGTTGTTTTAGCCATCTCTGCACCTCGTTTTTCTGTCATCGACATTGTTACGTGTTGGCATGAAAATAATGGGCATAGAGGTATAGATTGCGGCCACTTTTTGATTAAGATTAGACAGCGATAAGCACGCACTATGAAGCTGTCTGACtagacacaaaaaaaacacgcatatcgtttttaccatgcaatactggtaaaatttatattaaataatatcatcttgccgaattctctctctcggagattctctgacttcAAAATTCGAGCATACAGAATTGAGATGCCGCATAACACGtgaaaattgataccacataatatcaaattgatcatcgtttaatatcagttttttttttggatgtaTACACTTTTGAGAACTTTAAATAACCCATAAACACATATTTTTATGTTCTCAGAAAATTGCCGCCACTGGCCAACGCCTGCTGCAATTCACGTTGCTCTGCCTGTCGGCGATTCTGATAAATGTCACCATAACTCCCTGGATTTTGCTGCTCACCCTGCCCATCTGCGCGGCCTACTATATCATACAAAAGTTCTACAGGTGTTCAGCAAGGTAGGATATATGCTCATCTCCAGTTAATCAGTATAAAAATTCGTTCGTGTTTTACTTTTCAGAGAACTACAGCGTATTGAAAACTCAACTAACTCCCCTGTAATATCTCATCTTTCGGAGACAATTCAAGGAGTGACTACGATTAGAGCATTTAATCAGCAGACCAGATTCACAGAAATCCTATTTAAACGACTCGAGGCAAATACCATTGCCTATGCTCTATTGAACACTAGTCATCGATGGTTGGGATTGTCAttggtaaatatataaatacaggTTTCTACGATAGGCGTAATTTTAATTAggtttaatgattttaattatatttacttaGATCTAAAACAAGTAACAAatatccattttatttttaatacaatgcttatttattttgttttgaaatctAACGTTTCTAGTTACTTAATAAACTTGTCTtccatttagtttttaatttaatataatagcTCCAAAGAAGGTAGCTAAGTGAATTAGTCAGCAGTAGAAACACCACCCCACCATCTTAATCACGCCGCACATCCGCTCGTTTTAATGTGTTTTTGTCTTCCTGCAGGACTATTTGGGTGGATGCATTGTTTTTGTGGCCACTGTGACGGCACTGGCAACGGCAAGCGTCAGTTGCAGGAACCACACGACGAGGCACTACGACGGGGCATCCGAAACTTATGCTGTCAATAAAAGCCCCTCGGAACTGAGACCCTCGCCATCGCTGGTGGGTCTGGCCATAAACTACACGTTGTTGGTGCCGATTTACCTTAATTGGGTTGTAAAACTTTTGGCTGATATGGAGATGTATGCGGGCTCCGTGGAACGCAT
The genomic region above belongs to Drosophila takahashii strain IR98-3 E-12201 chromosome 2L, DtakHiC1v2, whole genome shotgun sequence and contains:
- the Sur gene encoding ATP-binding cassette sub-family C member Sur isoform X1, encoding MKQLFNIIHCDHLNGHVRSIYDNLNTDVCGIDRVRRVFTCLSIFLLLFGWIFVWKRYKKCHKTLLIFHNGRAAISLLLLAVNSLDLARNFLPQQNVRHLNELFEGSPRDLNYLVVIGSGEVWNALFSTCLTLMLMLYHRIVERKKSTVFLYASTAVEVLAFALLSNELFELGRYEDFLELQTCLVGMSALCMVSLAMLDGFTIYKECYHDDYLDDYGKIGYKHSLATFYSKSCFWWLTPLLWLGYKEPLELEDLGQMKLEDSARSHYDHFLYIYTEKKKKSNSSPSLWYCYIKNSWQMFALGGILKLAGDLFALIGPLAIQKIVEYIEKLYAQASMPQEKDEEPALLSTSRVLSTEFDEVFGTNLDRVRIYSSTWSDFLANGWCIAWIVLLAAITQGALSQASTHILNMTGIRIKTSLQGLIYRKSLLLNAGGGCEGGDSAGEAQATCLPKDEKPKNDDSKPTAENVDNLSESSVTNDIGSITNHMTEDTLNIMQFFLIIHYAWAIPFKISVVIYLLYVNLGISAVIGSIVCIVIMTPLQFLIGNAMSKNTEVIAKFTDERLKKIHDTLVGIKVIKLNAWDEVFLKKIQEARNKELKYLNKDATFWTLMAVLTHVATVLITFVTLGVYVWLHRDQEFDLNASRLFSSLALFQQLTVPLLIFPITVPIIIAARVSTRRLERFLKSSEIQKQFEGIRNMARILSKSDASLDMYETQEKSNMTMRTAQAENRLNEKRLAQKSQSPELPNNSTPLLQNSDESAGDISASSIQELGHNKIVQQRRELLRNTPYVAIRPPKMRGTVADRPAEFSVIRARNTDSWRRDSLLLKMPDDIAVSINDGLFTWQPQSEMPLVQLHVPGIIVPKGKLTIVVGKNGSGKTSLLSALLMEMPLLVGNMFWHKTCTISYVSQQPWLLNDTIRENILFGESFRPKRYDFVLEACALKPDIELMPRGDFTIIGERGINMSGGQRQRIAIARAIYSSANVVIMDDPLASLDNEVGEHIFQHCIRQMLEKSNRTFILVTQQLHRIKEAEYLIAIKDGRVEACGSYADIELKHPRVTAKWKSIIEMAKAKKDNISQNPAERTAGERWKLLRNVSKLGLQRSISVTMDSSAGCQADATDGSGCISVANMQSNVVEEDEEDDQVCASYSISNGSCGGFGLQRKRSSIYGSRHLMYDVPLPIDECQGDDVIMRPRRRHTLSRRGSRTTNSWHRLSGLSTLTATSASSSTSGDPMSRSVLATSCSSYAESSVDGGDMATAAPEPRVQSWQPPQSASHQPLSRNASSPPAMEVANPDTKESEGTMKSNSSSEGPLDDQVRGSFQQFLRRMSMRRSNKPKNHHHPLSATNSILSISEESPPIVHFPATLLTTDAMQNAKSVQEELLSEEKPKKCVNIDSKETTINCADNGESASDKELGPNVTSSAAQEPSEGHVLLSAGGSVRESTSAVQEARTAIDTERKYGKISDDIYLMYIRAAGLPIITVFFITALIWQCLRVYTDVWLQQWSDVHVHRASKDQDEGPLDPYSDPGHRPEEEDHEVTYYFRMYAAISCVCIIMALVSTPAGQFAGCNARRNLHDKLLQTILHKTLHFFQVTPLGRIVNRFSNDMAVIDKKIAATGQRLLQFTLLCLSAILINVTITPWILLLTLPICAAYYIIQKFYRCSARELQRIENSTNSPVISHLSETIQGVTTIRAFNQQTRFTEILFKRLEANTIAYALLNTSHRWLGLSLDYLGGCIVFVATVTALATASVSCRNHTTRHYDGASETYAVNKSPSELRPSPSLVGLAINYTLLVPIYLNWVVKLLADMEMYAGSVERIAHYAQEDLDSDHPSDEDVSGEVDRSSQTQSKAGDKVYPGATTAAGDVDEDGGRHGDGAETEAKPGEGHENGADGGARADKLNAGNATGDGNHLNFHFLTATAGDKVEQATTKTSVIKDKQLPPQDEKVVLPNEPARKLERYQSVPISWPQRGDIHFDNVSLRYEGQKQNVISNLTLKIPAGQRIGICGRTGSGKSSLGLSLFGVLQTTRGHIYIDDVDVKRIRPDELRTRLSIIPQDVHLFNATIRENLDPHGYFQDLQLWNCLELAQLKEFVNGHLPHGLETVICDGGVNLSAGHRQLLCLARAILRGSVCLVLDEATSVLDSSTENALLKAADLAFQGRTIITIAHRLTTILDYDRLIVLDQGRIVEDGNPRELQQLPGSVFRGLLEKGESKW